One Phoenix dactylifera cultivar Barhee BC4 chromosome 8, palm_55x_up_171113_PBpolish2nd_filt_p, whole genome shotgun sequence genomic window carries:
- the LOC103718810 gene encoding cyclic dof factor 2, giving the protein MAESRDLAIKLFGKTIPLQPTGESPPVSGGSEESGGKAEKDHKEAATPETKDQDMESPDSEEKSDPPTPTAGETDKLSSGNQEDTNMKDSTPKEQSNETSNSQEKAPKKPDKILPCPRCSSLDTKFCYFNNYNVNQPRHFCKNCQRYWTAGGTMRNVPVGAGRRKNKSSIPHYRHIAMSDATLQAVRSDAMEAIHHPPIKPNGTVLSFGSDMPLCESMASALNLAEKNMKNCTRNGYHQMEEKTVPLPCRAENGDEHSSGSSVMAPNSKQEAAKTSLQGVPAPIPCFNGTPWAYQWNPAAPLCTSSFAIPFYPAPAYWGCAVPGSWSFPWLSPLASSPPPPNSGSPGSGPNSPTLGKHSRDGNILKSSNLEKEDGLTQTNQERCIWAPKTLRIDDADEAAKSSIWAMIGIKNDKAGAVSGRGIFKAFQPKAGIKNHTNETSQLLHANPAALSRSLRFQESS; this is encoded by the exons atggCAGAGAGCAGAGACCTTGCGATCAAGCTCTTCGGGAAGACGATCCCCCTGCAGCCAACCGGAGAGTCGCCGCCGGTCTCCGGTGGCAGCGAGGAGAGCGGTGGGAAAGCGGAGAAG GATCACAAAGAAGCAGCTACTCCAGAAACCAAGGACCAAGACATGGAATCCCCAGATTCAGAAGAGAAGAGTGATCCTCCAACACCTACAGCAGGCGAGACTGATAAACTTTCCTCTGGCAATCAAGAGGATACAAACATGAAGGATTCGACACCCAAAGAGCAATCAAATGAGACAAGTAATTCCCAAGAGAAAGCACCAAAGAAGCCGGACAAGATCCTTCCTTGCCCTCGCTGCAGTAGCCTGGACACCAAGTTCTGCTACTTCAACAACTACAACGTCAACCAGCCAAGACACTTCTGTAAGAACTGCCAGAGATACTGGACCGCCGGCGGCACCATGAGGAATGTCCCCGTGGGAGCTGGTCGCCGCAAGaacaagagctccatcccccacTACAGACACATAGCCATGTCAGATGCCACTCTCCAAGCAGTTCGATCTGATGCTATGGAAGCAATTCACCATCCTCCCATAAAACCCAATGGCACTGTCCTTAGCTTTGGCTCCGACATGCCTCTCTGCGAATCAATGGCCTCTGCACTGAACCTTGCTGAGAAAAACATGAAGAACTGCACCCGAAACGGGTATCACCAAATGGAAGAAAAGACGGTTCCATTGCCTTGCCGAGCGGAGAACGGAGATGAGCACTCCAGTGGATCATCGGTGATGGCACCAAATTCTAAACAGGAGGCAGCCAAGACTAGTTTGCAGGGAGTTCCAGCTCCAATTCCATGTTTTAATGGAACTCCATGGGCCTACCAATGGAATCCAGCTGCTCCTCTCTGCACTTCAAGCTTTGCTATTCCATTCTATCCTGCCCCAGCTTATTGGGGCTGTGCAGTCCCTGGCTCTTGGAGCTTTCCATGGCTCTCACCTCtagcttcttctcctcctcctcctaacaGTGGCTCCCCAGGATCAGGACCCAATTCTCCCACCTTGGGCAAGCATTCAAGGGATGGAAATATACTGAAAAGCAGCAATCTGGAGAAAGAAGATGGCCTCACACAGACCAATCAGGAGAGGTGCATCTGGGCTCCTAAAACATTGAGGATCGATGACGCTGATGAAGCTGCAAAGAGCTCTATATGGGCTATGATCGGTATTAAGAACGACAAGGCTGGTGCAGTGAGTGGAAGAGGCATCTTCAAGGCCTTCCAGCCAAAGGCAGGCATCAAGAATCATACGAACGAGACCTCCCAACTGCTGCATGCCAACCCTGCAGCTCTGTCACGGTCTCTTCGCTTCCAAGAGAGCTCATAG